A window of Longispora fulva contains these coding sequences:
- a CDS encoding RNA ligase family protein gives MLRKYPRTPHLQGSRLQPGDHDLAAVPFDEIRGRFLVVEEKLDGANAAISFAEDGGLLLQSRGHYLTGGPRERQFGPLKAWAATVADALRPRLGTRFVLYGEWLYAKHTVFYDALPHYFCEFDVLDRSTGTFLSTARRRDLLDGTPVCSVPVLRTGALDTLAELTALVGPSTCRTSDWRAALAATGAADGETDASDDMEGLYVKVEEGGETVGRYKWVRPSFLTAVLDSGSHWQDRPITPNQLADPAVMYVH, from the coding sequence ATGCTGCGCAAGTACCCCCGTACCCCTCATCTCCAGGGTTCCCGGCTCCAGCCGGGCGACCACGACCTGGCGGCGGTCCCGTTCGACGAGATCCGGGGCCGGTTCCTCGTCGTGGAGGAGAAGCTGGACGGGGCGAACGCGGCGATCAGCTTCGCCGAGGACGGCGGGCTGCTGCTGCAGAGCCGGGGCCACTACCTGACCGGTGGCCCCCGCGAGCGGCAGTTCGGGCCGCTGAAGGCCTGGGCGGCGACCGTGGCCGACGCGCTCCGCCCCCGGCTCGGCACCCGCTTCGTGCTCTACGGCGAGTGGCTGTACGCCAAGCACACCGTCTTCTACGACGCCCTCCCGCACTACTTCTGCGAGTTCGACGTCCTGGACCGCTCGACCGGCACGTTCCTGTCCACCGCGAGGCGGCGGGACCTGCTCGACGGCACCCCGGTGTGCTCCGTGCCCGTGCTGCGCACCGGCGCGCTGGACACCCTCGCCGAGCTGACCGCGCTGGTCGGCCCCTCGACGTGCCGGACGTCCGACTGGCGCGCGGCGCTGGCCGCGACCGGGGCCGCCGACGGCGAGACGGACGCCTCCGACGACATGGAGGGGCTGTACGTCAAGGTCGAGGAGGGCGGCGAGACCGTCGGCCGGTACAAGTGGGTCCGGCCGAGTTTCCTCACCGCCGTGCTCGACTCGGGCAGCCACTGGCAGGACCGGCCGATCACGCCGAACCAGCTCGCCGACCCGGCGGTGATGTATGTTCACTGA
- a CDS encoding NUDIX hydrolase, with protein sequence MNFQTRFPVLHAPLRFEWADLDAVFSTGPAPDELVSNIHVVGFVGERIVVCRDTRDVWFLPGGTREENESIVDCVARELSEEAGATLAGPLGLIGAHRCVSGRPAPYKPWQSHPELAWLWLYADVTVDGEPTNPDDGEQVLEVRVVTPEEAKVLLLTDGPHFPEMIDLAIELKST encoded by the coding sequence ATGAACTTCCAGACCCGCTTTCCGGTACTGCACGCGCCGCTCCGCTTCGAGTGGGCTGACCTGGACGCCGTGTTCAGCACCGGGCCGGCCCCCGACGAGCTGGTCAGCAACATCCATGTCGTCGGCTTCGTCGGCGAGCGGATCGTGGTCTGCCGCGACACCCGCGACGTGTGGTTCCTGCCCGGGGGCACCCGGGAGGAGAACGAGTCCATTGTCGACTGCGTCGCCCGGGAGCTGTCGGAGGAGGCGGGTGCGACTCTGGCGGGACCGCTGGGCCTCATCGGCGCGCACCGGTGCGTGAGCGGCAGGCCCGCGCCGTACAAGCCATGGCAGTCGCATCCCGAGCTGGCCTGGCTGTGGCTGTACGCCGACGTGACGGTCGACGGCGAACCCACCAACCCCGACGACGGAGAACAGGTGCTCGAGGTCAGGGTGGTCACGCCAGAGGAAGCCAAGGTGCTGCTGCTGACCGACGGGCCGCACTTCCCCGAGATGATCGACCTGGCGATCGAACTGAAATCCACTTGA
- a CDS encoding cupin domain-containing protein has product MIEQLRLEPHPEGGWYRRTWTSPVTFDPPGYDGERPTATCIHYLLRSGEESVWHTVRSDELWLWHLGGPLLLRTGGTGEKPGEETEIVLGPDLEAGQVLQAVVPGGTWQAARPLWDKEVLLTCFVTPGFDMADFRMNTA; this is encoded by the coding sequence ATGATCGAGCAGCTCCGACTCGAGCCGCACCCCGAGGGCGGCTGGTACCGGCGCACCTGGACCTCCCCCGTGACCTTCGATCCCCCCGGCTACGACGGGGAGCGCCCGACGGCGACGTGCATCCACTACCTGCTGCGTTCCGGCGAGGAGTCCGTCTGGCACACGGTCCGCTCCGACGAGCTGTGGCTGTGGCACCTGGGCGGCCCGCTCCTGCTGCGCACCGGCGGCACGGGCGAGAAGCCCGGCGAGGAGACCGAGATCGTGCTCGGCCCGGACCTGGAGGCCGGCCAGGTGCTCCAGGCCGTGGTGCCCGGCGGCACCTGGCAGGCGGCGAGACCGTTGTGGGACAAGGAGGTCCTGCTGACCTGCTTCGTGACGCCCGGCTTCGACATGGCCGACTTCCGGATGAACACGGCATGA
- a CDS encoding serine/threonine protein kinase, whose amino-acid sequence MSHPLLDIAAVDAVEPYLDRVGEVFRTFDRQGSGCVAYGVEVDARRWFVKTARTPAADASLRRAVAFHAMVRHPAIVPLRHAITVGETLALVYSWQRGEVLHHRGQSRRDPAGALARFRQRPVPEVRRALGRVLDAHLAVERAGMVAVDLTEGALLYDFGTGTMVLCDMDGYRPGPFTPTGQVSGAVRLMAPEEYPYRPDSVIDIRTTVYTLGRIIRTLLDGEDDESAWRGTADQLDVVAVACRPEPERRFDSVRSLVAAWRKAT is encoded by the coding sequence ATGTCGCATCCCCTGCTGGACATCGCCGCAGTAGACGCCGTCGAGCCGTACCTGGACCGGGTCGGGGAGGTGTTCCGCACCTTCGACCGGCAGGGTTCCGGGTGCGTGGCCTACGGGGTCGAGGTCGACGCCCGGCGCTGGTTCGTGAAGACCGCCCGTACTCCGGCGGCCGACGCGTCCCTGCGCCGGGCGGTCGCGTTCCACGCCATGGTCCGGCACCCGGCGATCGTGCCGCTGCGGCACGCGATCACGGTGGGGGAGACCCTGGCCCTCGTGTACTCCTGGCAGCGCGGCGAGGTGCTGCACCACCGTGGACAGTCCAGAAGGGACCCGGCGGGCGCCCTGGCCCGGTTCCGCCAGCGCCCGGTGCCGGAGGTGCGACGCGCCCTCGGCCGGGTGCTCGACGCGCACCTGGCCGTGGAGCGCGCGGGTATGGTGGCGGTGGACCTCACCGAGGGCGCTCTGCTCTACGACTTCGGCACGGGCACGATGGTGCTGTGCGACATGGACGGGTACCGGCCGGGGCCGTTCACGCCGACCGGACAGGTGTCGGGGGCCGTGCGGTTGATGGCTCCTGAGGAGTACCCGTACAGACCGGATAGTGTGATCGACATCCGGACCACGGTGTACACCCTGGGACGGATCATCCGGACGCTCCTCGACGGCGAGGACGACGAGTCGGCGTGGCGCGGCACGGCGGACCAGCTCGACGTGGTCGCCGTCGCGTGCCGACCGGAACCGGAGCGGCGGTTCGACAGCGTGCGGTCCCTGGTGGCCGCCTGGCGGAAGGCGACCTGA
- a CDS encoding PadR family transcriptional regulator produces the protein MAQSIQEPTFLILTALAGGPLHGYGVITEVTALSAGRLTLRAGTLYAALDRLATAGQVVADREEVVDGRLRRYYRLTDSGAEVLAEEAERLARNAAEATARLHARTGPAPRLATT, from the coding sequence ATGGCCCAGTCCATTCAGGAACCGACCTTCCTCATCCTCACGGCGCTCGCCGGGGGCCCGCTGCACGGCTACGGCGTGATCACCGAGGTCACCGCCCTGTCCGCCGGCCGGCTCACCCTGCGCGCCGGCACCCTCTACGCCGCGCTGGACCGGCTCGCCACCGCCGGTCAGGTCGTCGCCGACCGCGAGGAGGTCGTCGACGGCCGCCTCCGGAGGTACTACCGGCTGACCGACTCCGGCGCCGAGGTCCTCGCCGAGGAGGCCGAGCGCCTCGCGCGCAACGCCGCCGAGGCCACCGCCCGGCTGCACGCCCGCACCGGTCCCGCACCCCGACTCGCCACCACCTAG